The following DNA comes from Neovison vison isolate M4711 chromosome 13, ASM_NN_V1, whole genome shotgun sequence.
TCCTCCTCAGAGAAGCTGAGTGATCTGGGTGAGAGGGCAAGTGAAGCATTCTCAGCTCCAAGGCATTGCTGGGGGCATGGGAGGTTTCCCAAACCCACCCTTGTGGACAATTATGTTGGGGACCCGCAGCTTCTGCATTGAATTATGAACATGCAGTCTGTGTCCAGTTACATACAGTGGTTAAACAGGTGACTTCCTCAGCATCTGAGCTCCCCCTCTGGGGACATGAGACCCACATGGCCATTCTGACTAGAGGTGTGGTTTCTCTACACCCCACAATGGAAGTGGAGTTCCAGATTTTATGGTTTACTGAGCCCAGAAGCCAGGGAGGCACAATGACCCAGGTTAGCCCTGACCACCATCATAGACCCCAGGGAGCAGGAGATAGAGAACAGGACAGCAAGAACCTAATCACAAAGGAGGTGGATGGGGCTGAGGTCCTTAATGTTTCACAGGCTCACCTCTGTGTGGTTACTTTAAAAGATGCCTGGGAGAACCAGAGGGGGACTCCCAGGAGCCCATCCAAgggtgttggggggaggtggtgagttTTATGGGACTCTGTGTCCTTGGCCCAGGCAGCGGCTCAGAACAGTAAGTTCATTGTTTGTGATTACCTACACAGCTAATGTCAGTGCTCAGCTCCCTGAAATTCAGACTAAGAGAGAATGGAGGTGTGAATATTCCTAGGGCTCTCTTGGATTCCAGAGTCATCAGTGGGCACTTCTGCCTATTTTCTGATTAATTTAGTGGGATTCAATGTTCAGGATAATGGTCTCAGTTTTGTATTCAGAAAGTAACCCTTCAGGGTTGTGCAGCTTGCACTAGTTGGGATCACACACAAGTCATCTTCTCCTGGCCAGAGCCACCCCAGTGTGGAACAGGCAGCATGGGTGGGGAGTAGCACTCCATCACCCTGGACCCTCTTTGGTACTGGAGCAAGAGAAATTACCTGAgcaattgggggaaattggaaggggaggtaaaccatgagagacaatggactctgaaaaacaatctgacgggTTTTAAGtgattggggggtgggaggttgggggaaacaggtggtgggtattagagagggcacagattgcatggagcactgggcgtggtgcaaaaacaatgaatacttttatgctgaaaataaaaataaatttgaaaaaatccTCACTAGTCATGAGCACCATTTTATAGAAAGGTAGTGAGTTTTCCATACAGGAGCCTGTGGCAACTTCCCTTCATTCTGCACCCAAGGACCTCGGTTCAATTCTCCGATGATGACTCAGGTTCTTTGGACAGAGTCTCAGCTCTATGTGGGTTCTTATAGTCTTACAAAGATATGGATACACCACCACGTGCACTTTTCAAGCTTTATTTCAGAGTGCTTGTCAGTGACCTTGTCACAGATCTGGTGTGAGAGACTGGTGCTGTGTGCCGAGAGCCCAGTGATGTGCGCCTGGAACTCTGTGTTGTGAGCCTCGACACCTGTGATGTGTGCCGAGACACCTGTGCTGTATGCTGGGACCCCTGGGGTGTGCGCAGAGTCCCCAGGGATGTGGGCAGGGACCACTGCGATGTACGCTGAGATGCCTGTGTCTCCTCCAGACTCCTGGAAACATGGATGTCAGCTTTGCCTCCTCCTACTGTAGTTTCAGCCATTCTCCTGTGGACTGGCTTTTGTTGTTCAGGGCTCTGCAGTCTGATTTCATGATGAGCTTCACCAACTTTCTCTTCCTTAACTGTAACTGTCTTGTTAGTTCTTAAATTTGTGGTGAATCCAAAGAGGAGTGCAGTTATTAAGGCATAAATTCGAGCAAAGACCACTCTCAGATATATCAGGGATTCATGACTCTGGAAGACTAACCGCACTCTACTTGGAGGGGGTCCACTGTCTATGCTCCCACCAGCACCCCTATCAATGCACCATGGAGGACTCCAGCCTATGTGGCAATGACAGTTTCTGTTATTGTTGCAAATCCCCCTGTGGCCGCATTTCTCAGGTAAACAGTCATAGTTCAGATGGGCCACACTTCCATTACAGTAAGTATTGTTACAGAACCTTCCGGGAGCACAGGGGGTACCAGGTCTCACATGACCAGCATCATTTGCTCCTGTGGAGCGATGTGAGTCCAGTCCAAAACACCAGAATCCTGAGATTAGAGACTGATGGAATCCCACATGTTCTTGCAAGCGGGGGAGGTGTGTGACATTACCACATTGCAGCCTTCCACAATAAATGTCTTCGATGGCACAGAAGTCAGCTTTCATTCTCCCTTCGATTCTTCTGCAGTGTCCGTATCTATTGCCTCTTCTATTTATGGTATAGCAGGCATCTGCACCTTTCACAGCATTTTTGCCAAAGATTTCTTGGCAGTGTACAGTGCGGTCAGTGCAATTTCCATGATAACAGTAACCCTCTTCAGTGCATGGGGTTCCATCTTGCATATAGAAATCACCAGGGCATGCCAAGGACTCCCCATGGCAGTACTCGGGAAGATCACATATATTTTGGATTGGTCTGCAGAGTGTCCCAGGAGGGGAATAGGTGCAGTTTGTACAGCATTGGCCTGTATTACATTTGCTGTCTATGGTGAAGGTACAATCATTTGTACAGCAGAGGTTGTTGTAACACTGTTTGAAGGAGCCACAGTCACACTCCTCACCTTGATCCAGTATGTAGTTTCCGCAACGATCGTGGGTCaggcttttatttaaatataccaTTTTGGTGCTGAATAGGCACTCACCTTTTCCACGACCCACTATGTGCTGTACATGCATATAGGAACAGTTACTGAAGGAATCTGTCAGAGACAGTGGTCTGTGCATAATACACATGGACCTTCtctgacaaaaacaaaatttcccaTCATAGAATAAACCAAAATTTTTTCCCACCTTTTGTGCTGCTGTGATAGACAACAATAGATACTGTCTGCCTAGGTAACCAAGCATGATGAGGTTTCGTTTATGGCAAATACCATATAACTCGGGTTCATAATTATGATCCTCTGGCCCTTCTTTAATCAAAATTATGGATGAATGTGGTTCAAGAACGGTATATAAAAAAGACTGATAATATCGAACATATGGGCTATGTACCTCATGATAATACTCCAAGTAAGTTGGATCTTCCTGATCATAAATGATCATGAATCCAATATAGTAATTGATATCAATAGCTTGAAAGAATGTGTCAATTAAACTAAATACCCTTATCAGGAATTGGGCACATTTTGACACATTGTTAAACACAGTATACATTGAGTTGGAACTTAGGGCAAGTGCTTTCATATTTCCGTGATGTGATGAATACATCTTACTAGAGATCCTGGGGACAACACTGGCATTTGCTTGAAAGAATAGGGGATCTCTATCCTCCCGATGTCCCAGTTTATAGGTAGGTCCTGTCGCATTCGTGTCTGCCACTATCTGAGAAACAATGTGCTCAAACCTTTGGGAATTGCTGAGGGGTTTGATTTCATAAGCAAGGTCATCCAACTTCAAGATACCTTCAAGACCCCCATAGCATGTGTCCACAGTGACCATGGAAAGAGGAATCTCTTCCAGGTAGCCGAGGTAGTAACAGTCTGGAGGTATGAAGGGGTAGTCCATCTGCAAGGCTCCTTGGTCATCCTGAGTCATCATCAGCAGATGTCTGGACCAAAATAGTTTCTTGCGCCGCATGTGGATAACGTGCCTCTTGCCCCCAAAATGCAGGCTGTAGGATAGCCAGCCTGGTATCTGAACACCTTTGCCATGGTACAGCTCCTTCCTGGGAATGACTACTTCAGAGGAGATGTAGCGCCATGACGGACGGCCTTGAGAACATTGGACAGGAGCCAGCCCTTCCCAGATAGCAAGCAGCAAGAAGAGCATCCTTATGATGACCTGGCCCTCTGCCAGCCTCAGGCCCCTGCTCAGAGATATCTGTCAGCAAGAAGGGATCAAGGGTAGATCCTAGTGAGGGCCAGGACTAGAGGATTTGACAGAATAAAGAGCTACTTCATACTACCAGGACCCCACACCTGGGGGCCACCTATGGAGATGAGGTCACAGTCACAGGGTGTGGCAGTGGGTGGGCCTGCACACCAGTGCAGCTGGGTAGATGTGTGAGAGATGGGTGGGCCATGTGCATGAATGCTCACCTGGACATGAGAAGTGTGTCAGACCCAGAGGCTTCCCCAGATTTACCACGTTCAATCTTTCCTCCAGATACATGAATACATGATATACATTTATAATGCAATAACCTCCTTTACCACTTCCATCACCCATGGAACTGCAGGGTCACTTTCTGTGGATTACCCCCTTAATTCAGTATAAATATCACTGTTCCCTACTTTGCTGGCATGTGGAGATAGAGAGTGaaaattttatcatataaaaaacaaacaaacaaaaattttcctTATAATTGTTGGAAATAATGGCTTGCAATGTTACATGTATTACTATGTGCCTATTAGTGTTTGCCATATATTTGCAAGTAACGTGAtacttttgagatttatttattatttttaatttaatttaattttttattttttaaatttattttttatttattttcagcataacagtattcattatttttgcaccacacctagtgctccatgcaatccatgccttctataatacccacctggtacccgacctcccacccccgcaccgtcaaaaacctcagattgtttttcagagtccatagtctctcatgattcacctccccttccaatttcccccaactcccttctcctatcgcccatgtcctccaagctatttgttatgctccacaaataagtgaaaccatatgataattgactctctctgcctgacttatttcactcagcataatcttttccagtcccgtctatgttgatacaaaagttgggtattcgtcctttctgatggaggcataatactccatagtgtacatggaccacatcttccttatccattcatctgttgaaggacatcttgtttctttccacagtttggcgactgtggccagtGCTACTAAAAACATcggggatacagatggcccttcttttcactacatctgtatttttggggtaaatacccagtcatacaatggcagggtcatagggaagttctatttttaatttcttgaggaatctccacacttttttccaaagcggctgcaccaacttgcattcccaccaacagtgtaagagggttcccctttttccacatcctctccaacacacgttgttttctgtcttgttaattttggccattctaactggtgtaaggtggtatctcaatgcggttttaatttaaatctccctggtGGCTCATGATGATTAAcatctttttcatgtgtatgacaaacatttgtatgtcttgattggagaagtgtctgttcatatcttctgcccattttttgatgtgattatctgctTTTGTGTGttggtttgaggagttctttatagatcttggatataagTCCTCTATCTGTAGTCtttattcccaggcatcttatggttcttcatgcaatagtaaatggaattgatcgtctaatttccttttctatgctttcattgttagtgtataagaaagcaactgatttctgtgcactgatttggtatcctgccacattattgaattgctgtatgagttctagtagtttgggggtggactcttgttggttttccatataaagtatcatgtcatctgtgaacatggagagtttgacttctttgccaatttgaataccttttatttctttttgttgtgtgattgctttCGCTAGGATTTCAAGTACCatgttgaaaaagagtggtgGG
Coding sequences within:
- the LOC122894034 gene encoding disintegrin and metalloproteinase domain-containing protein 21-like, with amino-acid sequence MLFLLLAIWEGLAPVQCSQGRPSWRYISSEVVIPRKELYHGKGVQIPGWLSYSLHFGGKRHVIHMRRKKLFWSRHLLMMTQDDQGALQMDYPFIPPDCYYLGYLEEIPLSMVTVDTCYGGLEGILKLDDLAYEIKPLSNSQRFEHIVSQIVADTNATGPTYKLGHREDRDPLFFQANASVVPRISSKMYSSHHGNMKALALSSNSMYTVFNNVSKCAQFLIRVFSLIDTFFQAIDINYYIGFMIIYDQEDPTYLEYYHEVHSPYVRYYQSFLYTVLEPHSSIILIKEGPEDHNYEPELYGICHKRNLIMLGYLGRQYLLLSITAAQKVGKNFGLFYDGKFCFCQRRSMCIMHRPLSLTDSFSNCSYMHVQHIVGRGKGECLFSTKMVYLNKSLTHDRCGNYILDQGEECDCGSFKQCYNNLCCTNDCTFTIDSKCNTGQCCTNCTYSPPGTLCRPIQNICDLPEYCHGESLACPGDFYMQDGTPCTEEGYCYHGNCTDRTVHCQEIFGKNAVKGADACYTINRRGNRYGHCRRIEGRMKADFCAIEDIYCGRLQCGNVTHLPRLQEHVGFHQSLISGFWCFGLDSHRSTGANDAGHVRPGTPCAPGRFCNNTYCNGSVAHLNYDCLPEKCGHRGICNNNRNCHCHIGWSPPWCIDRGAGGSIDSGPPPSRVRLVFQSHESLIYLRVVFARIYALITALLFGFTTNLRTNKTVTVKEEKVGEAHHEIRLQSPEQQKPVHRRMAETTVGGGKADIHVSRSLEETQASQRTSQWSLPTSLGTLRTPQGSQHTAQVSRHTSQVSRLTTQSSRRTSLGSRHTAPVSHTRSVTRSLTSTLK